A stretch of the Photobacterium sp. CCB-ST2H9 genome encodes the following:
- a CDS encoding DUF1249 family protein, producing MGEGREVSHKRYTVDLAGIMRLYETNYAKLLPLLPKSEAVGEECAYQVGSHDYKLRILESTRYTTLIQLKMETDSGLPDYLIPTFTVRLYHDARVAEVCSIQQISRLKPRYDYPNLRMHQKDEKHQVNRFLGDWLAYCLRNGLSKQSVY from the coding sequence CTTGCAGGCATCATGCGGTTATATGAAACCAATTATGCGAAGCTGCTTCCATTGCTGCCAAAAAGTGAGGCAGTGGGGGAGGAGTGCGCCTATCAGGTTGGCAGCCATGATTATAAGCTGCGTATTCTGGAGTCAACTCGCTACACGACATTGATCCAGCTGAAAATGGAAACCGACAGTGGTTTGCCGGATTACCTGATCCCGACCTTTACCGTCCGTTTATACCATGACGCCAGGGTGGCAGAAGTGTGTTCCATTCAGCAGATTTCGCGTTTGAAGCCAAGGTATGATTACCCCAATTTGCGGATGCACCAGAAAGATGAGAAACATCAGGTCAATCGCTTCTTGGGAGATTGGCTGGCTTACTGCCTCAGGAATGGCCTGAGTAAGCAATCGGTTTATTAA